A single Drosophila miranda strain MSH22 chromosome XR, D.miranda_PacBio2.1, whole genome shotgun sequence DNA region contains:
- the LOC108151703 gene encoding polyhomeotic-proximal chromatin protein, with protein sequence MDRRALKFMQKRADTESETTTPAAAPGSSSVPAPAGGGTLPLKDNSNIREKPLHNSNNNNNSSQHQQPPSKQLERPLKCLETLAQKAGITFDEKYDVSSPPHPGIAQQPSSTPAAATVTAQAHRNGGANTGAGTPPTARRHAHTPVTPNTPSTPNTPNTHNSNPQQSRHSGSSHTMEKSQSPAQQVASATSVPLQISPEQLQQFYASNPYAIQVKQEFPTHTAGTTTTELKHATGLLDASQASQLQLQQLQQLTAAAADAAGGNGSAGGGGGTQGGGAPSPANQQGQQQQQHSTAISTMSPMQLAAATGGVTGDWSQGRTVQLMQPSTGFIYPPMMISGNLLHSAGIGQQPIQVITAGKPFQGNTPQMITTTTQNAKQMIGGQGGFAGGTYAIPSSQSPQTLLISPVNVISHSPQQQQSILQSMVAQQQQQQQQLNAQQQQQLTAAAAAQQAVAMAKAGVGVGADAQGKMQAQKVVQKVTTTTNTVQAASAGAGGAQAQQQQQQQTTTQQCVQVSQSTLPGVGVGVGGQLLNPLGGSGAGQGQQMLGSWFWQNGLQPFGSNSIILRGPPDGTQGMFIQQQPTTQTLQTQQNQIIQCNVTQTPTKPRTQLEALATKQQQQQQQQRQAQQQQQQQLAVATAQLQQQQQQQQQQQQQQQQQQQQLTALQRPGAPIMPHNGTQVRPASSVSTQTAQNQNLLKAKMRNKQQPVRPALPALKTENGQVVAVGAVQSKSVGQHMAAIQQQHQQHQQQANLHQVVTTAGNKMVVMSTGTPITLQNGQTLHAATAAGVDKQQQQQQQLQLMHKQQFLQQQMFQQQIAAIQQQQQQQVAQQQQQQQQQQDQRQQVAQAQAQAQVQAQQQQQQQALAQQILQVAPNTFITSHQQQQQQLHNQLLQQQLQQQAQAQVQAQVQAQAQAQAQQQQQQQQQQREQQQQNIIQQIVVQQAAGAGQQQQPQQQQQQTQPGQLQLSSVPFSVSSTTTPAGIATSSALQAALSASASGAIFQTAKSTSSSSSLPTSSVVTITNHTTGPLVTSSTMAASLHQAQLQQQQQHQQHFQQQHQQQHQQQQQQHQLISASIAAATQQQQQQGPPALAAASSSPATNPIMAMTSMMNATVGPVTSSAVTPSPATLVAFSAGSGASHPATPTKEATLKMPTPSATLVPIGSPLNNSAVGQDHHPSSVNTTPRSAGSASAPAEPSSSTSDSRVNEEASEASHSNSTTPTTPTRPTISTPTTRQSNVVLPTSSCSTTSSSTPPHSGKDEGKGGASTATSTTGAPSTPTTTIVGNGIGIATLARAASTTATSTTTTSTSSSTTTPTTTTSISNGSSNAAGKDLPKAMIKPNVLTHVIDGFIIQEANEPFPVTRQRYADKDTSDEPPKKKTAMQEDAKLCGIATATPTTTTTQTAAANAAGLPTDMVACEQCGKLEHKAKLKRKRFCSPGCARQAKTCVAGIGAAAAAGGGLGESNGMGMDMEMGGIVGVDAMALVDKLDEAMAEEKMQMQTDALQALQPDPIPMSTTTEVPLVSLPVLPVMAATPVPVPPLVAVALAVPTPVTLPAAPSPAPTPPAAAVAPQPPVPTPTSSSTAGERSPICNWSVEEVADFIRNLPGCQDYVDDFVQQEIDGQALLLLKENHLVNAMGMKLGPALKIVAKVESMKEVVPAPGSGEVKEATAAGGAQ encoded by the exons AGCGGACACAGAAAGCGaaacaacaacaccagcagcagccccaggATCCTCTTCAGTACCAGCTCCAGCAGGAGGCGGCACACTACCTCTAAAGGATAACTCGAATATTCGCGAAAAGCCGCTACACAAcagtaacaacaacaataacagctcccagcaccagcagccaccCAGCAAGCAGCTCGAGCGGCCCCTGAAGTGCCTGGAAACGCTCGCACAGAAGGCGGGAATCACCTTCGACGAGAAATACGATGTGTCCAGTCCCCCGCATCCGGGTATCGCCCAGCAGCCGTCATCGACACCAGCCGCAGCCACAGTCACTGCCCAAGCCCATCGCAACGGAGGAGCCAACACAGGCGCTGGAACACCCCCCACTGCACGTCGTCACGCACACACACCGGTCACGCCGAACACCCCAAGCACCCCGAACACTCCAAACACTCACAACAGCAACCCACAGCAATCCCGacacagcggcagcagccacACCATGGAGAAGTCACAGAGCCCCGCCCAACAGGTGGCGTCCGCCACGTCGGTGCCCCTGCAGATCTCACcggagcagctgcagcagttCTACGCGAGCAACCCGTATGCCATCCAGGTGAAGCAGGAGTTCCCCACGCACACGGCGGGCACCACCACCACGGAACTGAAGCATGCGACGGGTTTGCTGGACGCCAGCCAGGCAAGCCAGTTGCAGCTCCAACAGCTCCAGCAGCTGACGGCGGCGGCAGCCGATGCAGCCGGGGGAAACGGTTCTGCGGGTGGTGGGGGAGGGACCCAGGGCGGAGGCGCACCCAGTCCGGCGAACCAGCAgggacagcaacagcaacagcactcGACGGCCATTAGTACGATGTCGCCGATGCAGCTGGCGGCAGCCACCGGCGGAGTGACTGGTGACTGGTCACAGGGTCGGACGGTGCAGCTGATGCAGCCTTCGACGGGGTTTATCTACCCGCCAATGATGATCTCCGGCAACCTGCTGCACTCCGCGGGCATCGGCCAGCAGCCCATACAAGTGATCACCGCCGGGAAGCCGTTCCAGGGTAACACCCCCCAGATGATCACCACTACCACACAGAACGCCAAGCAGATGATCGGGGGGCAGGGCGGGTTCGCAGGCGGCACCTACGCCATCCCTTCCAGCCAGTCCCCGCAGACGTTGCTCATCTCACCCGTCAACGTCATCTCCCActcgccgcagcagcagcagagcattCTTCAGTCGATGGTcgcccagcaacagcagcaacagcaacagctcaacgctcagcagcagcagcagctgacagcggcggcagcggctcAGCAGGCGGTGGCCATGGCCAAGGCGGGTGTGGGAGTGGGAGCTGATGCCCAGGGCAAGATGCAGGCACAGAAGGTGGTCCAGAAGGTGACGACCACCACTAACACGGTGCAGGCAGCCTCGGCAGGCGCTGGCGGGGCACAggcgcagcagcaacagcaacaacagaccACCACCCAACAGTGTGTCCAGGTCTCGCAGTCGACATTGCCCGGCGTAGGAGTGGGTGTGGGCGGGCAGCTGCTGAATCCGCTGGGCGGGTCGGGCGCGGGCCAGGGCCAGCAGATGCTCGGTTCCTGGTTCTGGCAGAACGGCCTGCAGCCCTTCGGCTCGAACTCCATTATACTGCGTGGCCCGCCGGACGGCACTCAGGGCATGTTtatccagcagcagccaaccaCGCAGACACTCCAGACGCAGCAGAACC AGATCATCCAGTGCAATGTAACCCAGACACCGACCAAGCCTCGCACCCAACTGGAAGCTCTGGCCAccaagcaacagcagcaacagcagcaacaac GCCAggcgcagcagcaacaacagcaacagctagCGGTAGCCACAGctcaactgcagcagcagcagcagcagcagcagcagcagcagcagcagcagcagcagcaacagcagcagctgacgGCCCTTCAGCGGCCTGGAGCGCCGATTATGCCACACAACGGAACCCAGGTGCGCCCGGCTAGCTCCGTGTCCACGCAGACGGCGCAAAACCAGAACCTGCTCAAGGCCAAGATGCGGAACAAGCAGCAGCCAGTCCGTCCGGCGTTGCCGGCCCTCAAGACGGAGAACGGACAGGTGGTGGCGGTTGGTGCGGTGCAGAGCAAGTCAGTGGGGCAACACATGGCTGccatccagcagcagcaccagcagcaccaacagcagGCGAACCTCCACCAGGTGGTCACCACAGCGGGAAACAA GATGGTCGTCATGAGCACGGGCACGCCCATAACCCTGCAAAATGGTCAGACTCTGCACGCAGCAACAGCGGCCGGAGTggacaagcagcagcaacagcagcagcagctgcagcttaTGCACAAGCAGCAGTTCCTACAGCAGCAAATGTTCCAACAGCAGATAGCCGccatccagcagcagcaacagcaacaagtcgcccagcagcagcaacaacaacaacagcagcaggatcAGCGGCAACAGGTGGCACAGGCTCAGGCCCAAGCTCAGGTTCAGgctcagcaacagcagcagcagcaggcattGGCGCAGCAGATACTGCAGGTGGCGCCAAACACCTTCATCACCTcccaccaacagcagcagcagcagctccacaACCaactgctgcagcagcagctccagcagcaggCGCAGGCCCAAGTGCAAGCTCAGGTTCAAGctcaggcacaggcacaggcccagcagcaacagcaacagcagcaacaacagcgggagcagcagcagcagaacatAATCCAACAAATTGTGGTACAGCAGGCGGCTGGGGCGggtcaacagcagcagccacagcaacagcagcagcagacgcagCCAGGACAATTGCAGCTGAGCAGCGTCCCCTTCTCGGTGTCCTCGACCACGACGCCCGCAGGAATAGCCACCTCGAGTGCCCTCCAGGCCGCTctctccgcctccgcctccggcGCCATCTTCCAGACGGCCAAGtcgaccagcagcagctcttCCCTGCCCACCAGCAGCGTGGTGACTATAACAAACCACACAACGGGTCCCCTAGTCACCAGCAGCACAATGGCAGCCAGCCTTCACCAAGCccagctccaacagcagcagcaacaccaacagcacttccaacagcaacaccaacagcagcaccaacaacagcagcagcaacatcagtTAATCTCCGCCAGCATTGCAGCAGCcacacagcaacagcagcagcagggacCACCCGCTCTGGCGGCTGCATCGTCCTCACCCGCCACGAACCCCATCATGGCTATGACGTCCATGATGAACGCCACGGTTGGGCCTGTCACCAGCAGCGCAGTGACACCATCTCCTGCAACACTGGTCGCGTTCAGCGCTGGCAGTGGAGCCAGTCACCCGGCGACACCCACCAAGGAGGCGACGCTGAAGATGCCCACCCCCTCCGCCACCCTGGTGCCCATTGGGTCCCCTCTAAACAACAGTGCCGTTGGCCAGGATCACCACCCATCCTCCGTCAACACCACCCCCAGGTCCGCTGGAAGCGCCAGTGCCCCGGCGGAGCCCAGTAGCTCAACCAGCGACTCGAGGGTAAATGAAGAGGCCTCGGAGGCGTCTCACAGCAACAGCACGACCCCCACCACGCCTACGAGGCCCACCATCAGCACGCCCACTACAAGGCAGAGCAATGTGGTGCTGCCCACGAGTAGCTGCAGCACCACTAGCTCCTCCACCCCCCCGCACAGTGGGAAGGATGAGGGCAAGGGCGGAGCGAGCACAGCCACCAGCACCACCGGCGCACCTTCAACGCCGACAACGACGATAGTTGGCAACGGGATTGGGATAGCCACCCTGGCCAGAGCAGCGAGTACCACTGCGACCTCTACCACCACCAcgagcaccagcagcagtacGACTACACCTACAACCACAACGAGCATCAGCAATGGGAGCAGCAACGCGGCGGGGAAAGATCTGCCGAAAGCCATGATTAAGCCTAATGTGCTCACTCATGTCATCGACGGATTCATCATCCAAGAGGCCAACGAGCCCTTTCCTGTAACGAGGCAGCGCTACGCAGACAAGGACACCAGCGACGAGCCGCCAA AGAAAAAGACTGCCATGCAGGAGGACGCGAAGCTGTGCGGAATAGCCACTGCAACgccaaccacaaccacaacccaAACAGCAGCTGCTAATGCGGCGGGTCTACCCACGGACATGGTGGCCTGCGAGCAGTGTGGCAAGCTGGAGCACAAGGCGAAGCTCAAACGGAAGCGCTTCTGCTCCCCAGGATGCGCTAGGCAGGCGAAGACTTGCGTTGCAGGCATtggagctgcagctgcagctggaggCGGACTGGGAGAGAGCaatggaatgggaatggaTATGGAAATGGGAGGAATTGTGGGAGTGGATGCCATGGCTCTGGTGGACAAACTGGACGAGGCTATGGCCGAGGAgaagatgcagatgcagacgGACGCCTTGCAGGCGCTGCAGCCCGATCCGATTCCGATGTCGACCACCACGGAGGTGCCACTGGTGTCTCTTCCTGTCCTGCCAGTCATGGCAGCCACCCCCGTTCCAGTTCCTCCCTTAGTTGCAGTCGCACTGGCAGTCCCCACTCCTGTGACCCTGCCTGCGGCTCCGTCTCCAGCTCCCACCCCACCTGCGGCAGCAGTGGCGCCCCAGCCACCTGTACCAACACCAACATCCTCTTCGACCGCAGGCGAGCGTTCGCCCATTTGCAACTGGAGCGTGGAGGAGGTCGCTGACTTCATACGGAACCTGCCCGGCTGCCAAGACTATGTGGATGACTTTGTCCAGCAGGAGATCGACGGCcaggcgctgctgctgctaaagGAGAATCACCTGGTGAATGCCATGGGGATGAAGCTGGGTCCCGCCCTCAAGATTGTGGCCAAGGTGGAGTCCATGAAGGAGGTGGTGCCGGCGCCGGGCTCTGGCGAAGTCAAGGAGGCGACGGCAGCGGGAGGAGCTCAATAA